A genomic stretch from Anoplopoma fimbria isolate UVic2021 breed Golden Eagle Sablefish chromosome 8, Afim_UVic_2022, whole genome shotgun sequence includes:
- the pgm1 gene encoding phosphoglucomutase-1, giving the protein MVKVTTVKTKPYADQKPGTSGLRKRVTVFQQNQHYAENFIQSVLSVIEPAERQAAAVVVGGDGRFFMKDAIQLIVQIAAANGIGHLVIGQDGIMSTPAVSCVIRKTKAVGGIILTASHNPGGPNGDFGIKYNIASGGPAPEGITNKIFEVSKTLQEYKICPELKADLSKIGKQVFEVDTFKPFTVEIVDSVKAYAEMLRDIFDFAALKELLSGANHINVRLDAMHGVVGPYVKKIVCEELGSPASSAVNCVPKEDFGGHHPDPNLTYAKDLVDSMKGGEYDFGAAFDGDGDRNMVLGKHGFFVNPSDSVAVIAANITSIPYFQKTGVKGLARSMPTSGALDNVAKALQMQLYETPTGWKFFGNLMDAGKLSLCGEESFGTGSDHIREKDGLWAVLAWLSILATRKQSVEEIMKDHWRKFGRNFFTRYDYEEVDSDAANKMIKDLETAMFDPAFVGKKFSSGDKTYEVAVSDNFAYTDPVDGSVSKNQGLRMIFSDGSRIIFRLSGTGSAGATIRLYIDSYEKDPQKIYQDPQVMLAPLVDIALKVSQLQEKTGRTGPTVIT; this is encoded by the exons ATGGTGAAAGTAACCACAGTGAAAACCAAGCCGTACGCGGACCAGAAACCGGGTACGAGCGGCCTGAGGAAGAGGGTGACGGTGTTTCAGCAGAACCAGCACTATGCGGAGAACTTCATCCAGAGCGTCCTCTCCGTCATCGAGCCTGCAGAGCGCCAGGCGGCCGCCgtggtggtgggaggagacGGGAGGTTCTTCATGAAAGACGCCATTCAGCTGATCGTCCAGATCGCCGCTGCCAACGGG ATTGGTCATCTGGTGATTGGTCAGGATGGCATCATGTCAACCCCAGCAGTCTCCTGTGTGATCCGCAAGACAAAGGCAGTGGGTGGCATTATCCTCACAGCCAGCCACAACCCCGGAGGCCCCAATGGAGACTTTGGCATTAAGTACAACATCGCCAGTGGAG GACCTGCTCCCGAGGGtatcacaaacaaaatatttgaggTCAGCAAAACCCTACAGGAGTATAAGATCTGCCCAGAGCTAAAAGCGGATCTATCCAAGATCGGCAAGCAGGTCTTTGAAGTGGACACTTTCAAGCCCTTCACAG tGGAGATTGTTGATTCTGTCAAGGCCTATGCTGAGATGCTAAGGGACATCTTTGACTTTGCTGCACTGAAGGAGCTTCTCTCTGGAGCCAATCACATCAACGTCCGCCTGGATGCTATGCACGGAG tGGTTGGTCCTTATGTAAAGAAGATAGTCTGTGAAGAGCTGGGTTCTCCTGCCAGCTCAGCAGTCAACTGTGTTCCCAAGGAGGACTTTGGGGGCCACCACCCTGACCCCAACTTGACCTACGCTAAAGATCTGGTCGACAGCATGAAAGGAGGAGAATATGATTTCGGTGCGGCCTTTGATGGTGATGGT GACCGTAACATGGTGCTGGGTAAACACGGCTTTTTCGTGAACCCCTCAGACTCCGTGGCTGTCATAGCTGCCAACATTACCAGCATCCCATACTTCCAGAAGACTGGTGTCAAAGGACTGGCCCGCAGTATGCCCACCAGTGGAGCCCTAGACAA TGTTGCTAAAGCTCTGCAGATGCAGCTGTACGAGACTCCAACTGGCTGGAAGTTCTTTGGTAATCTGATGGATGCTGGAAAACTTTCATTGTGTGGAGAGGAGAGCTTCGGCACAG GCTCCGATCATATCCGTGAGAAGGATGGCTTGTGGGCAGTGCTTGCATGGTTGTCAATTTTAGCTACCAGGAAACAGAGTGTGGAAGAGATCATGAAGGATCACTGGCGGAAGTTTGGCAGGAACTTCTTCACCAG GTACGACTATGAGGAGGTCGACTCAGACGCTGCTAACAAGATGATCAAGGATCTGGAGACGGCAATGTTTGACCCCGCCTTCGTAGGAAAGAAGTTCTCATCTGGTGATAAGACTTATGAGGTGGCTGTCTCCGACAACTTTGCCTACACAGACCCTGTGGACGGTAGTGTGTCCAAAAACCAG gGCCTCAGGATGATCTTCTCTGATGGTTCTAGGATCATTTTCCGTCTCAGCGGTACGGGCAGCGCGGGAGCAACCATCAGGCTCTACATAGACAGCTACGAGAAAGACCCCCAGAAGATTTACCAAGACCCACAG